The nucleotide sequence AACCTATGTGCCTGATTACAACAGAAATAATCATACAGCATGAAGAGTTTGATTCTACCTATGATGAGACAAGTTTACCCAGATCCAAATGCCAGACGTTCTGCATAAATGGATTGGCAAAAATTGTCAGATGCCAGGTCTTTTAACTTCATGAACATCTGTCTCATTGTAGATTAATGCTAAATATTTAGTGATCTACCAAGCATACCAATTAACACACGGAAATGATCCTTCCAAAATATAACCTTAATACTGTGAAAATGTTCCTTTCTAATATTGaatatttcaatttcaaaactgTCCAGAAGTTGATTATGAGTAAAATCGGCAATCAACTATAGGCTTAAATTTAaacttaattaaatgtattgtcagAATGCTTGTTGGTAGGCTACCCTAAAGACATTGGCTAGTCCTACTGTAGATGAAAGCTACACATCAGCATCATCTACTTCCGTTTCTGATAGCGAACAGCCAAACAACACACAAGCTGGAAAAGCCTGTGACACCCTGCGAGCTCTGCAAACAAGTCCCTGGGATGAGTAGCCGTGCTGCGGACTGCGATCCATTGGAATTAATAGACTTCCGTCGCAACGGATATGGCTTGGCGCAGTTGGTGTGCACCTGGCATGATGCCTTGTTTCTATTTCTTTGAACGAAGTTCATTCAGCCGAGCGTGTGAAGTCTCCATACACATATTCAACAATTTCATTATAGCAGTTGGAAGTTAGCAGCCTAGCATATTTCTAGAAAGTTACAAAGTTACAGAAACAAGACGAAATAGTAGCATAAACTAACGAAACATGTTTTAACTTTTATTATGTTCTGAAACAATAGCCGTCATTTCTCATCTGTTGAATGCAAAGGTCACATTTTGCAGTCTCCGAAATTTAAGGCGATCTCAAACAAAAGACGGGCGCTCCTCTATACGATATAAACTGTACACTTATCCAGTGGGCCTACCGGAGCGAGAATGCTTGGAGAGGAGGTACGTCGTCTAGACATGTAGTACTGTATATCTACTATGACaactattattaatattaatgtcATTAtagtaaatatattattttacataaattaAGCTAATAACATCAGTTGACAGTAACAGTTAATCAAGTACACCCAAAGCAAAGTCTTAACTTATTTGACTCCTTGTCTTTAAATAATAACTTTGAAACTTGAAAAGTAATCTATTCACCGGAGGGATCATGCCTCTCTTCTCAGTTGAAGGCAGACGGCTCTCCATCTTCACTAGAAGCGCCTCCATCGCATCCACCTGGGCGAGATTATACAgggttaatacattttgttaatacTTTTTTCATGGGAATTACAAAATCTATAAGGCccagtacattttaaatgatcgtCCTTAggctttattttaaaatgcccCCTCCTAATGTACTACAATGTCAATTTATAGCACATGTCGTCATATTGCTGTTCATTTGATTTTAGAAAGATCCTTAGATTTATAGGCCGTTTACGGAATCAGATAACATGCAACGGACCTCTTCTGAAACTCTATCTGTATAGTGATTAAATTTACATTTAGCAAATTGATTATGAAATGGACTTTTTAGGACTGGTGGAGACGGTTAACCTTTTTACAGTAGCTCAACCAATGACAAAAACAGACCCACCGGCATTCAGGAATTTTGTAAGCTTATCTCTTACGCAATTTAATTTTTTCAGCGGTAAAAACATGGACTAGTCTGGCTAAAAAGCAACTCCCTGTTAGGAACTTACAAGTTCTCTCTCAGTTGCGGTCGCCGAGTTCTGCGCTCCGAAGTCCTCTGCGGAAACTTCCTGCGACGCCTGTCCTCTGCATGTGACGCATAGCACGCCGATGCACAGCAGTCGGAGGAGCACTCCTGAGCTCTCCATGGTTCTGATGCAGCACGTCGTTGATGGTGTGGAGTTCAC is from Esox lucius isolate fEsoLuc1 chromosome 2, fEsoLuc1.pri, whole genome shotgun sequence and encodes:
- the cartl gene encoding cocaine- and amphetamine-regulated transcript protein, giving the protein MLRTLNFRPSTRIPSAVNSTPSTTCCIRTMESSGVLLRLLCIGVLCVTCRGQASQEVSAEDFGAQNSATATERELVDAMEALLVKMESRLPSTEKRGMIPPCGVGQRCALRHGPHIGKLCDCGRVSSCNSFLLKCL